In Lysobacter firmicutimachus, one genomic interval encodes:
- a CDS encoding S9 family peptidase: MTPRHALLPLALTLACASAPAFSLTPAAPQGLQIRDLASMDRFSSPTLSPDGRQLVFAKRSVDFAANKSSTSLWIEDLFARDAAPPKRLSPEGWNVNSPAFAPDGKSVYFLSSKNGSSQLYSLPLSGGTPKQITAFDGDVGGFQISPDGKRVAFNAEAYPDCAADLACSKKKLDAAEKNKATGKVFDRMFIRHWDAWNDGRLNRLFVAELPAAGKTVSSAKLVSGEVNGDVPSRPFGDSSEYTWAPDGRSLVFSARQADAKEPWSTNFDLYQVGADGGPAKNLTAANPAWDTGAVFSADGKTLYYRAMKRPGFEADRFGLMALDLASGKAREIAPQWDRSASGIVLSGDGKSIYTTTEDLGQQPLFGVDIASGKATLLIGDGSVGSVALAGKTLAFTRNSLKSGDQIFVGGLDGAPQRAITPSASELLPGVKFGDFEQFDFKGWNGDTVYGYVVKPWNYQEGRKYPVAFLIHGGPQGSFGNGWSYRWNPQTYAGQGYAVVMIDFHGSTGYGQAFTDAISQHWGDRPLEDLQKGWAAAQKKYPFLDGDKACALGASYGGFMVNWIAGNWPQPWKCLVSHDGVFDQRMMGYATEELWFTEWEQGGTPYDKPASYEKFNPVNHVKDWKVPMLVIHGQQDFRIPVEQGIGVFTALQRQGIESQFLYFPDENHWVLKPHNSVQWHDTVNAWLKKHIGQ, from the coding sequence ATGACGCCACGCCACGCTCTCCTGCCGCTGGCCCTGACCCTGGCCTGCGCATCCGCGCCGGCTTTCTCCCTCACCCCGGCGGCGCCGCAGGGACTGCAGATCCGCGATCTGGCCAGCATGGACCGCTTCTCCTCGCCGACGCTGTCGCCCGACGGCCGCCAACTGGTGTTCGCCAAGCGCAGCGTCGACTTCGCCGCCAACAAGTCCAGCACCTCGCTGTGGATCGAAGACTTGTTCGCGCGCGACGCCGCGCCGCCCAAGCGCCTGAGCCCGGAAGGCTGGAACGTCAACTCGCCGGCGTTCGCGCCGGACGGCAAGAGCGTGTACTTCCTCAGCAGCAAGAACGGCAGCTCGCAGCTGTATTCGTTGCCGCTGAGTGGCGGCACGCCGAAGCAGATCACCGCCTTCGACGGCGACGTCGGCGGCTTCCAGATCTCGCCCGACGGCAAGCGTGTCGCCTTCAACGCCGAGGCCTATCCCGACTGCGCCGCCGATCTGGCCTGCAGCAAGAAGAAGCTCGACGCGGCTGAGAAGAACAAGGCCACCGGCAAGGTCTTCGACCGGATGTTCATCCGTCACTGGGACGCCTGGAACGACGGTCGCCTGAACCGGCTGTTCGTCGCCGAGCTGCCGGCCGCCGGCAAGACCGTATCCAGCGCCAAGCTGGTCAGCGGCGAAGTGAACGGCGACGTGCCCTCGCGTCCGTTCGGCGACAGCAGCGAATACACCTGGGCGCCGGACGGCCGCTCGCTGGTGTTCAGCGCGCGCCAGGCCGATGCCAAGGAGCCGTGGTCGACCAATTTCGATCTGTACCAAGTCGGCGCCGACGGCGGCCCCGCCAAGAACCTGACCGCTGCGAATCCCGCCTGGGACACCGGCGCGGTGTTCAGCGCCGACGGCAAGACGCTTTACTACCGTGCGATGAAGCGCCCGGGCTTCGAGGCCGACCGTTTCGGCCTGATGGCGCTCGACCTGGCCAGCGGCAAAGCGCGCGAAATCGCGCCGCAATGGGACCGTTCGGCTTCCGGCATCGTCTTGTCCGGCGACGGCAAGAGCATCTACACCACCACCGAAGACCTCGGCCAGCAGCCGCTGTTCGGCGTCGACATCGCCAGCGGCAAGGCGACCTTGCTGATCGGCGACGGCTCGGTCGGCTCGGTCGCGTTGGCCGGCAAGACCTTGGCCTTCACCCGCAACAGCCTCAAGAGCGGCGACCAGATCTTCGTCGGCGGCCTCGACGGCGCGCCGCAGCGCGCGATCACGCCGAGCGCGTCGGAGCTGCTGCCCGGGGTCAAGTTCGGCGATTTCGAACAGTTCGACTTCAAGGGCTGGAACGGCGACACGGTGTACGGCTACGTGGTCAAGCCGTGGAACTACCAGGAAGGCCGGAAGTACCCGGTCGCGTTCCTGATCCATGGCGGCCCGCAGGGCAGCTTCGGCAACGGCTGGAGCTACCGCTGGAACCCGCAGACCTATGCCGGCCAGGGCTATGCGGTGGTGATGATCGATTTCCACGGCTCGACCGGTTACGGCCAGGCCTTCACCGACGCGATCAGCCAGCACTGGGGCGACCGTCCGCTGGAAGACCTGCAGAAGGGCTGGGCCGCGGCGCAGAAGAAGTACCCCTTCCTCGACGGCGACAAGGCCTGCGCGCTGGGCGCGTCTTACGGCGGCTTCATGGTCAACTGGATCGCCGGCAACTGGCCGCAGCCGTGGAAGTGCCTGGTCAGCCACGACGGCGTGTTCGACCAGCGCATGATGGGCTACGCCACCGAAGAGCTGTGGTTCACCGAGTGGGAGCAGGGCGGCACGCCGTACGACAAGCCGGCCAGCTACGAGAAGTTCAACCCGGTCAACCATGTGAAGGACTGGAAGGTGCCGATGCTGGTGATCCACGGCCAGCAGGACTTCCGCATTCCGGTCGAGCAGGGCATCGGCGTGTTCACCGCGCTGCAGCGCCAGGGCATCGAATCCCAGTTCCTGTACTTCCCGGACGAGAACCACTGGGTGCTCAAGCCGCACAACAGCGTGCAGTGGCACGACACGGTCAACGCCTGGCTGAAGAAGCACATCGGCCAGTAA
- a CDS encoding YbdD/YjiX family protein yields MGTALVPASQYQLYKRTWRRLVQTARLCCGVPDYDNYVRHLMEKHPERPIPDYATFFRERQEARYGGGRFGCC; encoded by the coding sequence ATGGGCACCGCACTCGTTCCCGCCAGCCAGTACCAGCTGTACAAGCGAACCTGGCGCCGCCTGGTGCAGACCGCGCGGCTGTGCTGCGGGGTGCCGGACTACGACAACTATGTCCGTCATCTGATGGAGAAGCATCCGGAGCGGCCGATCCCCGACTACGCGACCTTCTTTCGCGAGCGCCAGGAGGCGCGCTACGGCGGCGGGCGGTTCGGTTGTTGTTGA
- a CDS encoding carbon starvation CstA family protein: MKGGLGKLGWAALAVLGAFCLGTIALRRGEHINALWIVVAAVSIYLVAYRYYSLFIANKVMQLDPTRATPAVIHNDGLDYVPTNKHVLFGHHFAAIAGAGPLVGPVLAAQMGYLPGLLWLIVGVVLAGAVQDFMVLFVSSRRNGRSLGDLVREEMGRVPGTIALFGAFLIMIIILAVLAMIVVKALAESPWGMFTVMATIPIAVLMGVYMRYIRPGKIGEISIVGLVLLLAAIWYGGKVAADPVWGPAFTFTGTQITWMLIGYGFVAAVLPVWLVLAPRDYLSTFLKIGTIVGLAIGIFIVMPDLRMPALTQFTDGTGPVWKGGLFPFLFITIACGAVSGFHALISSGTTPKLLANESHMRYIGYGGMLMESFVAIMALVAASVIDPGVYFAMNSPAALVGSDVQTVSQTISSWGFSVTPDVLEATAKDIGEHTILARAGGAPTLAVGIAQILHNVLPGENTMAFWYHFAILFEALFILTAVDAGTRAGRFMLQDLLGSFVPALRRTEAWGPNLLATAGCVALWGYFLYQGVVDPLGGINTLWPLFGIANQMLAGIALMLCTVALFKLKRDRYAWVTIVPTVWLLICTSAAGLIKIFDGNPAVGFLAQANKYSAAIAKGEVTAPAKSIEQMQQIMVNSYVNTGLTALFLFVVFSVLVYSVGAILKARANPQRSDRESPYVALKPHEMGNL; the protein is encoded by the coding sequence ATGAAAGGTGGTCTCGGCAAATTGGGCTGGGCGGCCCTCGCAGTCCTCGGGGCGTTCTGCCTCGGCACCATCGCGCTGCGTCGCGGCGAACACATCAATGCGCTGTGGATCGTGGTCGCGGCGGTGTCGATCTACTTGGTCGCCTATCGCTACTACTCGCTGTTCATCGCCAACAAGGTGATGCAGCTCGACCCGACCCGCGCCACGCCGGCGGTGATCCACAACGACGGGCTCGATTACGTCCCGACCAACAAGCACGTGCTGTTCGGCCATCACTTCGCCGCCATCGCCGGCGCCGGCCCATTGGTCGGTCCGGTGCTCGCCGCGCAGATGGGTTATCTGCCCGGTCTGCTGTGGCTGATCGTCGGCGTGGTGTTGGCCGGTGCGGTGCAGGACTTCATGGTCCTGTTCGTCTCCAGCCGCCGCAACGGCCGCTCGCTCGGCGACCTGGTGCGCGAAGAAATGGGCCGCGTGCCCGGCACCATCGCCCTGTTCGGCGCGTTCTTGATCATGATCATCATCCTCGCGGTGCTGGCGATGATCGTGGTCAAAGCCCTGGCCGAAAGCCCCTGGGGCATGTTCACGGTGATGGCGACGATTCCGATCGCGGTGCTGATGGGCGTGTACATGCGCTACATCCGCCCGGGCAAGATCGGCGAGATCTCGATCGTCGGCCTGGTCCTGCTGTTGGCGGCGATCTGGTACGGCGGCAAGGTCGCGGCCGATCCGGTCTGGGGCCCGGCCTTCACCTTCACCGGCACTCAGATCACCTGGATGCTGATCGGCTACGGCTTCGTCGCCGCGGTGCTGCCGGTGTGGCTGGTGCTGGCGCCGCGCGACTACCTGTCGACCTTCCTCAAGATCGGCACCATCGTCGGCCTGGCCATCGGCATCTTCATCGTCATGCCCGACCTGCGCATGCCGGCGCTGACCCAGTTCACCGACGGTACCGGCCCGGTGTGGAAGGGCGGGCTGTTCCCGTTCCTGTTCATCACCATCGCCTGCGGCGCGGTGTCCGGCTTCCACGCCCTGATCTCCTCCGGCACCACGCCCAAGCTGCTCGCCAACGAATCGCACATGCGCTACATCGGCTACGGCGGCATGCTGATGGAGTCCTTCGTCGCGATCATGGCCTTGGTCGCCGCCTCGGTGATCGATCCGGGCGTCTACTTCGCCATGAACAGCCCGGCCGCCCTGGTCGGCAGCGACGTGCAGACGGTGTCGCAGACCATCAGCAGTTGGGGGTTCAGCGTCACTCCCGACGTACTGGAAGCCACCGCCAAGGACATCGGCGAGCACACCATCCTCGCCCGCGCCGGCGGCGCGCCCACGCTCGCGGTCGGCATCGCCCAGATCCTGCACAACGTGCTGCCGGGCGAGAACACGATGGCGTTCTGGTACCACTTCGCGATCCTGTTCGAGGCCTTGTTCATCCTCACCGCGGTCGACGCGGGCACGCGCGCCGGCCGCTTCATGCTGCAGGACCTGCTCGGCAGCTTCGTGCCGGCGCTGCGCCGCACCGAGGCCTGGGGGCCGAACCTGCTCGCCACCGCGGGCTGCGTCGCGCTGTGGGGCTACTTCCTGTACCAAGGCGTAGTCGATCCGCTCGGCGGCATCAACACGCTGTGGCCGCTGTTCGGCATCGCCAACCAGATGCTGGCCGGCATCGCCCTGATGCTGTGCACGGTGGCGCTGTTCAAGCTCAAGCGCGACCGCTACGCCTGGGTCACCATCGTGCCGACCGTGTGGCTGCTGATCTGCACCAGCGCCGCCGGCCTGATCAAGATCTTCGACGGCAACCCGGCGGTCGGCTTCCTCGCCCAGGCCAACAAGTACAGTGCCGCGATCGCCAAGGGCGAAGTCACCGCGCCGGCCAAGAGCATCGAGCAGATGCAGCAGATCATGGTCAACAGCTACGTCAACACCGGCCTGACCGCGCTGTTCCTGTTCGTGGTGTTCAGCGTGCTGGTGTATTCGGTCGGCGCCATCCTCAAGGCCCGCGCCAATCCGCAGCGCAGCGACCGCGAATCGCCCTACGTGGCTTTGAAGCCGCACGAAATGGGGAACCTCTGA
- a CDS encoding DUF819 domain-containing protein produces MQEPARTALISNDIVVLGLIAATLGAVFWTSSRQTGFWKKFYTFVPALLLCYFIPGIYNTIGLVDGQNTKLYNPVASRVLLPGALVLLTLTIDLKGVLKLGPKLLVMYAVSSLSVMLGAVVAFLAMRALHPETVAGDTWGGMAALAGSWIGGGANMLAMKEIFQVDATTFGQFAVVDVGVGYVWMAVLIFLASRAQAIDARSGADTRGIEELKRRIESFQAQHQRVASLTDLAMIVGIAFGVVGLAHAVAAPLSAWFGANVSWARTVSLHEPFFWVVAVSTFAGLALSFTRARELEGAGASKIGSLLLYFLIACIGLQMDILALLDKPWLFALGLIWIAVHILILWGVGRLLRVPLFYFSIGSQSNIGGPASAPVVASAFHPSLAPVGALLGALGYATGTGLAYVVGVTLRSLAGAAPV; encoded by the coding sequence ATGCAAGAACCCGCCCGCACGGCGCTCATCAGCAACGACATCGTCGTCCTCGGCCTGATCGCCGCCACCCTCGGCGCGGTGTTTTGGACTTCCTCGCGGCAGACCGGTTTCTGGAAGAAGTTCTACACCTTCGTTCCGGCCCTGCTGCTGTGCTACTTCATTCCCGGCATCTACAACACCATCGGCCTGGTCGACGGCCAGAACACCAAGCTCTACAACCCGGTCGCCAGCCGCGTGCTGCTGCCCGGCGCGCTGGTGCTGCTGACCCTGACCATCGACCTCAAGGGCGTGCTCAAGCTCGGCCCCAAGCTGCTGGTCATGTATGCGGTGTCCTCGCTGAGCGTGATGCTCGGCGCGGTGGTCGCGTTCCTGGCCATGCGCGCGCTGCACCCGGAAACCGTGGCCGGCGACACCTGGGGCGGCATGGCCGCGCTGGCCGGCAGTTGGATCGGCGGCGGCGCCAACATGCTGGCGATGAAGGAGATCTTCCAGGTCGATGCGACCACCTTCGGCCAGTTCGCGGTGGTCGACGTCGGCGTCGGCTATGTGTGGATGGCGGTGCTGATCTTCCTCGCCAGCCGCGCCCAGGCGATCGATGCGCGCAGCGGCGCGGACACCCGCGGCATCGAGGAGCTCAAGCGCCGTATCGAGAGCTTCCAGGCCCAGCACCAGCGCGTGGCCAGCCTGACCGACCTGGCGATGATCGTCGGCATCGCCTTCGGCGTGGTCGGCCTGGCGCACGCGGTCGCCGCGCCGCTGTCGGCCTGGTTCGGCGCCAACGTGTCCTGGGCGCGCACGGTCAGCCTGCACGAGCCGTTCTTCTGGGTGGTGGCGGTGTCCACCTTCGCCGGCCTGGCGTTGAGCTTCACCCGCGCGCGCGAGCTGGAAGGCGCGGGCGCGTCCAAGATCGGCAGCCTGCTCCTGTACTTCCTGATCGCCTGCATCGGCCTGCAGATGGACATCCTGGCCTTGCTCGACAAGCCCTGGCTGTTCGCGCTGGGGCTGATCTGGATCGCCGTGCACATCCTGATCCTGTGGGGCGTGGGGCGTCTGCTGCGGGTGCCGCTGTTCTATTTCTCGATCGGCTCGCAGAGCAACATCGGCGGCCCGGCCTCGGCGCCGGTGGTGGCCTCGGCCTTCCATCCTTCGCTGGCGCCGGTCGGCGCCTTGCTCGGCGCGCTGGGCTATGCGACCGGCACCGGCCTGGCTTACGTGGTCGGGGTCACCCTGCGCTCGCTGGCCGGCGCCGCGCCGGTTTGA
- a CDS encoding DUF4105 domain-containing protein — protein sequence MAATRPAGPGRPPVTAFPRFVRLYALAALLLFSAFVHAAPAPAPAHAAGARPPRIGMVTMQPGEEFWSRFGHDALVVLNPDSGEAISYNFGYFDPSEPDFVQRFVRNDMRYRLLALPFDADMSQYAHEGRGVSVQWLDLTPAQARELAEALRINALPENSYYRYQYFDDNCATRVRDAIDRAIGGELRRQTEGRSHGNTLRSEALRLSSPEPWMWVLLDVMMGPKADFPVPVWTESYVPGRLAAALREVKNPQGRPLVAEERSLLPHQISPEPEGRPLPWWPWALAGLALGAALAWIGDRSPRVLAFAALPLWGALGAVGAVLVYAWAGTGHDYIWANRNLLLFNPLCLLLWLGGLRALFGRETGSVFVWLTALVALCALAALFLYWLPVYPQRNLHWIALWLPIHIGLWLGFRKAARLRLA from the coding sequence ATGGCCGCCACTCGCCCCGCTGGACCAGGCCGCCCGCCCGTGACCGCATTCCCCCGTTTCGTCCGGCTCTACGCCCTCGCCGCCCTGCTGCTCTTTTCCGCCTTCGTACACGCCGCACCGGCGCCGGCGCCGGCCCACGCCGCCGGCGCCAGGCCGCCGCGGATCGGCATGGTCACCATGCAGCCGGGCGAAGAGTTCTGGTCGCGCTTCGGCCACGACGCCCTGGTGGTGCTGAATCCGGACAGCGGCGAGGCCATTTCGTACAACTTCGGCTACTTCGACCCCAGCGAACCCGACTTCGTCCAGCGCTTCGTCCGCAACGACATGCGCTATCGCCTGCTGGCGTTGCCGTTCGACGCCGACATGTCGCAGTACGCGCACGAAGGCCGCGGGGTGAGCGTGCAATGGCTGGACCTGACCCCGGCGCAGGCGCGCGAGTTGGCCGAGGCGTTGCGCATCAACGCCCTGCCGGAGAATTCTTACTACCGCTACCAGTACTTCGACGACAACTGCGCCACCCGCGTGCGCGACGCGATCGACCGTGCGATCGGCGGCGAACTGCGTCGCCAGACCGAAGGCCGCTCGCACGGCAACACCCTGCGCAGCGAAGCGCTGCGGTTATCTTCGCCGGAGCCGTGGATGTGGGTCCTGCTCGATGTGATGATGGGCCCCAAGGCCGATTTTCCGGTGCCGGTATGGACCGAGTCCTACGTGCCGGGCCGCCTGGCCGCGGCGCTGCGCGAGGTCAAGAACCCGCAGGGCCGGCCGCTGGTGGCCGAAGAACGCAGCCTGCTGCCGCACCAGATCTCGCCCGAGCCCGAAGGCCGGCCGCTGCCGTGGTGGCCCTGGGCCCTGGCCGGACTGGCGTTGGGCGCGGCGCTGGCCTGGATCGGCGACCGCAGCCCGCGCGTGCTCGCCTTCGCCGCGTTGCCGTTGTGGGGCGCGCTCGGCGCAGTCGGTGCGGTGCTGGTCTATGCCTGGGCCGGCACCGGCCACGACTACATCTGGGCCAACCGCAACCTGCTGCTGTTCAACCCCTTGTGCCTGCTGCTGTGGCTGGGCGGTCTGCGCGCGCTGTTCGGCCGCGAGACCGGCTCGGTCTTCGTCTGGCTGACCGCGCTGGTGGCCCTGTGCGCGCTGGCGGCGCTGTTCCTGTACTGGTTGCCGGTGTACCCGCAGCGCAATCTGCATTGGATCGCGCTGTGGCTGCCGATCCACATCGGGCTGTGGCTGGGCTTCCGCAAAGCCGCCCGACTGCGCCTGGCCTGA
- the corA gene encoding magnesium/cobalt transporter CorA: MTTPALPQCVINAAAYDRNGKRRDIGLDEISDVLAVDDGSFVWVGLYEPDEGILEKLQEEFCLHDLAVEDAHNAHQRPKIESYGNSLFIAIHTAQKIDNRIRFGETHMFVGPRYLVTVRHGASVSYKNARARMEREPDLLEHGPGAALYSVLDSVVDNFMPIVEGFTLELNELEKDIFAEDFRKDTVQELYDLKRELTRLRMAVSPLQDILGQLARSRGGLIDEEIQLYFRDVLDHAVRINETTDTLREMLTTAVSVNLSLVTVRQGEIVKRLGAWAALLAAPTLIASWYGMNFTHMPELAGQWSYAILIGTVAVVCIVLYFGFKRAKWL; encoded by the coding sequence ATGACCACGCCCGCCCTGCCCCAATGCGTCATCAACGCGGCCGCTTACGACCGCAACGGCAAACGCCGCGACATCGGCCTGGACGAGATCAGCGACGTGCTCGCGGTCGACGACGGCAGCTTCGTCTGGGTCGGCCTGTACGAGCCCGATGAAGGCATCCTGGAAAAGCTGCAGGAAGAGTTCTGCCTGCACGACCTGGCGGTGGAGGACGCGCACAACGCGCACCAGCGGCCGAAGATCGAGTCCTACGGCAACTCGCTGTTCATCGCCATCCATACCGCGCAGAAGATCGACAACCGGATCCGCTTCGGCGAGACCCACATGTTCGTCGGCCCCCGCTACCTGGTCACCGTGCGCCACGGCGCCTCGGTCAGCTACAAGAATGCGCGGGCAAGAATGGAGCGCGAGCCCGACCTGCTCGAACACGGCCCCGGCGCGGCGCTGTACTCGGTGCTCGACAGCGTGGTCGACAACTTCATGCCGATCGTCGAGGGCTTCACCCTGGAGCTCAACGAGTTGGAGAAGGACATCTTCGCCGAGGATTTCCGCAAGGACACCGTGCAGGAGCTGTACGACCTCAAGCGCGAGCTGACCCGGCTGCGCATGGCGGTGTCGCCCTTGCAGGACATCCTCGGCCAGCTCGCGCGTTCGCGCGGCGGGCTGATCGACGAGGAAATCCAGCTGTATTTCCGCGACGTCCTCGACCACGCCGTGCGAATCAACGAAACCACCGACACCCTGCGCGAGATGCTGACCACCGCGGTCAGCGTCAACCTGTCGCTGGTGACCGTGCGCCAGGGCGAGATCGTCAAACGCCTCGGCGCCTGGGCGGCGCTGCTGGCCGCGCCGACCCTGATCGCCAGTTGGTACGGCATGAACTTCACCCACATGCCGGAGCTGGCCGGACAGTGGAGCTACGCCATCCTGATCGGGACGGTGGCCGTGGTCTGCATCGTGTTGTACTTCGGCTTCAAGCGGGCGAAGTGGTTGTAG